One genomic region from Stackebrandtia nassauensis DSM 44728 encodes:
- a CDS encoding IucA/IucC family protein, producing the protein MTTPHDAAAHITASLLAAAWRENLDGLRDNATVTPGPAPGQLTVHIDTSAGHIRATAQAGPFDQITPTGPIDCDGNTVTDPVTLLKALSPNAPEHLTRELDDAVTGLATALPRHQRLTDTIAETAKHHGATTTVALADILTDRQADFLPCRFLEPLAVDGHHLHPCARTRLGWNDADRRAYDLETPEPIAVRFVAARRDAIASATDDHGRDLGELLEHLHPPLRDLRDDDTIAIPVHPWQHRHLREGPGRDLYADGTLRDLPTRMDTEPTASIRTLVTADGSYLKCSLSIHITSTTRGISPATVHNGPILSRLLSEVIGGDDYLAPRIDILTEHAGASLPHGHPAARELSCLLRARLSDVTGPGELAVPATALAATSPVTGRSIAAELVDDSGLDAADFLHRYTFGLAGPTIRLATHYGIGTEAHLQNCVPTFRDGIPERVIVRDLGGGRVLLPRLAESGHRPDLHPASVITTTDAETVRAKVAYTVFQNHLAAVTTALTQDCGLTQDRAWRVIADTVDTLDLASGDRDFYTAATVPHKALLTMRVNPGRDIHVPVTNPLARP; encoded by the coding sequence ATGACCACACCCCACGACGCCGCGGCCCACATCACCGCCAGTCTCCTGGCCGCCGCCTGGCGCGAGAACCTCGACGGCCTGCGCGACAACGCCACCGTCACCCCCGGACCCGCGCCCGGACAGCTGACCGTCCACATCGACACGTCCGCCGGGCACATCCGTGCCACCGCCCAGGCCGGGCCCTTCGACCAGATCACCCCCACCGGCCCCATCGACTGCGACGGCAACACCGTCACCGACCCGGTCACGCTGCTGAAAGCCCTGTCCCCCAACGCCCCCGAACACCTCACCCGCGAACTCGACGACGCCGTCACCGGCCTGGCCACCGCCCTGCCCCGCCACCAGCGGCTCACCGACACGATCGCCGAGACCGCCAAACACCACGGCGCCACCACCACCGTCGCGCTGGCCGACATCCTCACCGACCGGCAGGCCGACTTCCTGCCGTGCCGGTTCCTCGAACCGCTCGCCGTCGACGGACACCACCTGCACCCCTGCGCCCGCACCCGGCTGGGCTGGAACGACGCCGACCGCCGCGCCTACGACCTCGAGACCCCCGAACCGATCGCGGTGCGATTCGTGGCCGCCCGCCGCGACGCCATCGCCTCGGCCACCGACGACCATGGCCGCGACCTCGGCGAACTCCTCGAACACCTACACCCGCCGCTGCGCGACCTGCGCGACGACGACACCATCGCCATCCCCGTCCACCCCTGGCAGCACCGGCACCTGCGCGAGGGCCCCGGCCGCGACCTGTACGCCGACGGCACCCTGCGCGACCTGCCCACCCGCATGGACACCGAGCCCACCGCCTCCATCCGCACCCTCGTCACCGCGGACGGCAGCTACCTCAAGTGCTCACTGTCCATCCACATCACCTCCACCACCCGCGGCATCTCCCCCGCCACCGTCCATAACGGCCCGATCCTGTCCCGGCTGCTGTCCGAGGTCATCGGCGGCGACGACTACCTGGCGCCGCGCATCGACATCCTCACCGAACACGCCGGAGCCAGCCTCCCGCACGGCCACCCCGCCGCCCGGGAACTGTCCTGCCTGCTGCGCGCCCGGCTGTCCGACGTCACCGGCCCGGGCGAACTCGCCGTACCCGCCACCGCCCTGGCCGCCACCTCACCGGTCACCGGACGCAGCATCGCCGCCGAACTGGTCGACGACAGCGGCCTGGACGCCGCCGACTTCCTGCACCGCTACACCTTCGGCCTCGCCGGGCCCACCATCCGCCTGGCCACCCACTACGGCATCGGCACCGAAGCCCACCTGCAGAACTGCGTACCCACCTTCCGCGACGGCATCCCCGAACGCGTCATCGTCCGCGACCTCGGCGGCGGCCGCGTCCTGCTGCCCCGGCTGGCCGAGTCCGGACACCGCCCCGACCTCCACCCCGCCTCCGTCATCACCACCACCGACGCCGAGACCGTGCGCGCCAAGGTCGCCTACACCGTGTTCCAGAACCACCTCGCCGCCGTCACCACCGCCCTGACCCAGGACTGTGGACTCACCCAGGACCGGGCCTGGCGCGTCATCGCCGACACCGTCGACACCCTCGACCTGGCGTCCGGCGACCGCGACTTCTACACCGCCGCCACCGTCCCCCACAAGGCGCTGCTCACCATGCGCGTCAACCCCGGACGCGACATCCACGTCCCCGTCACCAACCCGCTGGCCCGCCCATGA
- a CDS encoding type III PLP-dependent enzyme: protein MTPAIPTRVAAAIDTLSHPVCAYVYDLAALSERIAAVKAALPPQTRLFYAMKANSRPELVARAAQYCDGIEIASPGELATAIAAGARHLIYGGPSKTDAALTAALSCGTPVTVNVEGLHELRRLDRLARQHGTVAEIALRVNRATETPGGTHRMTGTPTPFGIDAAHLDDAVDLARRLPGVRLTGLHLHAVSNNLDAAAHARFVAEALEYAADTATRHGLTWETVNLGGGIGVDPAGGSEFDLADFAARLTRPAVTTIFELGRYLAAETGWYATEVTDIKTTHGRTFAVVRGGTHHFRLPAAWGYDHPAAVHPVDEWPYPWQRPEARDTTVDVTGELCTPRDVLCRDLPVSRLRVGDVLVFGRTGAYGWDISHHDFLSHPHPDTVVLD, encoded by the coding sequence ATGACACCCGCGATCCCGACCCGCGTTGCCGCCGCGATCGACACCCTGTCGCACCCGGTGTGCGCCTACGTCTACGACCTGGCCGCGCTGTCGGAGCGCATCGCCGCCGTCAAGGCCGCCCTACCGCCACAGACCCGGCTGTTCTACGCCATGAAAGCCAACTCACGGCCCGAACTGGTCGCCAGGGCCGCCCAGTACTGCGACGGCATCGAAATCGCCTCACCGGGCGAACTGGCCACCGCCATCGCGGCCGGGGCCCGGCACCTCATCTACGGCGGACCCTCCAAGACCGACGCCGCGCTGACCGCCGCCCTGTCGTGCGGCACGCCGGTCACCGTCAACGTCGAGGGGCTCCACGAGCTGCGCCGTCTCGACCGGCTGGCCCGCCAGCACGGCACCGTCGCCGAGATCGCGCTGCGCGTCAACCGCGCCACCGAGACCCCCGGCGGCACCCACCGCATGACCGGTACGCCGACCCCGTTCGGCATCGACGCGGCCCACCTCGACGACGCGGTCGACCTGGCCCGGCGACTGCCGGGCGTGCGACTGACCGGGCTGCACCTGCACGCCGTCAGCAACAACCTCGACGCCGCCGCCCACGCCCGCTTCGTCGCCGAGGCCCTGGAGTACGCGGCCGACACCGCCACCCGCCACGGGCTCACCTGGGAGACGGTGAACCTGGGCGGCGGCATCGGCGTCGACCCCGCCGGGGGCAGCGAGTTCGACCTGGCGGACTTCGCCGCCCGCCTGACCCGACCCGCCGTCACCACGATCTTCGAACTGGGCCGCTACCTGGCGGCCGAGACCGGTTGGTACGCCACCGAAGTCACCGACATCAAGACCACCCACGGCCGCACCTTCGCGGTCGTGCGGGGCGGCACCCACCACTTTCGACTGCCCGCCGCCTGGGGCTACGACCACCCCGCCGCCGTGCACCCCGTCGACGAGTGGCCCTATCCGTGGCAGCGCCCCGAGGCCCGCGACACGACCGTCGACGTCACCGGCGAACTGTGCACCCCCCGCGACGTGCTGTGCCGCGATCTGCCGGTGTCGCGGCTGCGCGTGGGCGACGTGCTGGTGTTCGGCCGCACCGGGGCCTACGGCTGGGACATCTCGCACCACGACTTCCTCAGCCACCCGCACCCCGACACCGTCGTGCTCGACTGA
- a CDS encoding chorismate-binding protein has protein sequence MSTNHLCVPPGVPPGCRASRCEVARLQWRVGDGGDPAQLLRDFCEESGLDVADLSRSGVHDVSRRLCGVAVLVSAAAGAVMIGGEPGPPSPATAVPDLAAVAYHHAPVATSRPVGGFALTGEWEQSWTPAQHAAAVSAVRAAIGRGDVYQVNIVGHQSAPVSGDADGVVRRLASWPQARFGGTMSGPGWTVASASPECLAEVASGVVTTAPIKGTAPATVEGARQLRRSVKERAEHVMIVDLERNDLAHVAVPGSIAVEELFALREWGGLWQAESVIRARLAEGTGLDRLLRGLCPPGSVTGTPKLAALEHIADLEVVGRGPAMGAMGYVTGEGLRLGLTIRTVAVAESRLHVWAGGGITWRSDPNEEVAEAAAKATPITAALASYTSALTANT, from the coding sequence ATGAGCACGAATCACCTTTGTGTGCCCCCCGGGGTACCGCCTGGTTGCCGGGCCTCACGCTGCGAGGTCGCCCGGTTGCAGTGGCGTGTCGGCGACGGGGGTGACCCCGCGCAACTGTTGCGTGACTTCTGCGAAGAGTCCGGACTGGACGTCGCCGACCTGTCACGGTCCGGAGTCCATGATGTATCCCGGCGGCTGTGCGGGGTGGCGGTGCTCGTGTCGGCCGCCGCCGGTGCCGTGATGATCGGCGGCGAACCCGGACCGCCGAGCCCGGCCACGGCGGTGCCCGACCTGGCGGCCGTCGCCTACCACCACGCCCCGGTCGCGACCTCGCGGCCGGTCGGCGGCTTCGCGCTGACCGGCGAGTGGGAACAGTCGTGGACCCCGGCCCAGCACGCCGCCGCCGTGTCGGCGGTCCGGGCCGCGATCGGACGCGGCGACGTCTACCAGGTCAACATCGTCGGCCACCAGTCGGCGCCGGTGTCGGGTGACGCCGACGGCGTGGTGCGGCGGCTGGCGTCGTGGCCGCAGGCCCGTTTCGGCGGCACCATGTCGGGTCCGGGGTGGACGGTGGCCTCGGCCTCGCCGGAATGCCTGGCCGAGGTGGCTTCGGGCGTGGTCACGACCGCGCCGATCAAGGGCACCGCACCGGCCACAGTCGAGGGTGCCCGGCAGCTGCGGCGCTCGGTCAAGGAACGCGCCGAGCACGTCATGATCGTCGACCTGGAACGCAACGACCTGGCCCACGTGGCGGTGCCGGGCAGCATCGCCGTGGAGGAACTGTTCGCGCTGCGGGAATGGGGCGGCCTGTGGCAGGCCGAGTCGGTGATCCGGGCCCGACTGGCCGAGGGCACCGGACTGGACCGGCTGCTGCGGGGGCTGTGCCCGCCCGGGTCGGTCACCGGGACCCCGAAACTGGCGGCGCTGGAACACATCGCGGACCTGGAGGTGGTCGGACGGGGCCCGGCGATGGGAGCCATGGGCTACGTGACGGGGGAGGGGCTGCGGCTGGGGCTGACGATCCGCACCGTCGCGGTGGCCGAGTCCCGGCTGCACGTGTGGGCCGGCGGCGGCATCACCTGGCGCAGCGACCCCAACGAGGAGGTCGCCGAGGCGGCGGCCAAGGCCACCCCGATCACCGCCGCGCTGGCGTCGTACACGAGCGCGCTGACCGCGAATACCTGA
- a CDS encoding DUF5999 family protein — translation MCQHQPSCPEADESDREAARVVASHPEQGWSLLCNGVVVFDDTGELLPDGSVIAPHRPHIGTAA, via the coding sequence ATGTGCCAGCACCAGCCGAGTTGCCCAGAGGCCGACGAGTCCGATCGCGAAGCCGCGCGGGTCGTCGCATCCCACCCCGAGCAGGGTTGGAGCCTGTTGTGTAACGGGGTCGTGGTCTTCGACGACACCGGCGAACTGCTTCCCGACGGAAGCGTCATCGCCCCGCACCGACCGCACATCGGCACGGCAGCCTGA
- a CDS encoding VWA domain-containing protein, which produces MTTVVALAASGLVGGYAFLLSTGCSGDPIKAVVAAPKEISGTLQTAARSWAGTEPSVDGGQCISVEVREQASQDVVSALSGSSTGSKKDLPHVWIPESMAWLEMAKISDRGKKMLPDSPPLVATSPTVIAMPTEAAKALGWRNEDKPVDKAGKPTWGNLLKLAEDSDWSQFGKDKWGDITVGMSDPMASTADLHALLSIVDKNRSAGVDAEELGNVSKLKSTVHKETPSVEEMMGKVSEAKAKGDPVGFVSAFPALERDVWKNNFSGTESPLTAVYPADGSLDADYPLAVLQNVSWTDATHQEIGKQFGEYLLGEGQKEIKKGGFRDGTRREASSELTGTEGLATQITATQRDKVDSESVQTTLATWQAVARPANVLVVVDSSSSMSTEEPYDGEKLSRMDIIRKSLERSLDLFGEQANVGLWRYPYDDPVAGTAYQKLVEIGEFDKSRQDDIESQLSAVEPAADGGLNDTVVEAYKNVLDNYNKTTGAINLVVVISDGGSESDASLSNEDVTEELKDLSAKDRDKEASIMTIGYGKDADKDHLDAIATATQGRYYPAKWNDEINMQILNALYYN; this is translated from the coding sequence GTGACCACCGTCGTCGCGCTGGCCGCCAGCGGCCTGGTCGGCGGCTACGCGTTCCTGCTGAGCACCGGTTGCAGCGGCGACCCGATCAAGGCGGTCGTGGCGGCCCCCAAGGAGATCAGCGGAACCCTCCAGACCGCCGCGCGCTCCTGGGCCGGTACCGAGCCGTCGGTGGACGGGGGACAGTGCATCAGCGTGGAAGTGCGCGAGCAGGCCTCCCAGGACGTCGTGTCGGCGCTGTCGGGCTCCAGCACGGGCTCCAAGAAGGATCTGCCGCACGTGTGGATCCCGGAGTCGATGGCGTGGCTGGAGATGGCCAAGATCTCCGACCGTGGCAAGAAGATGCTGCCGGACTCGCCGCCGCTGGTCGCGACCAGTCCGACCGTGATCGCGATGCCCACCGAGGCCGCCAAGGCCCTGGGCTGGCGCAACGAGGACAAACCGGTCGACAAGGCCGGTAAACCCACCTGGGGCAACCTGCTGAAACTGGCCGAGGACTCCGATTGGAGCCAGTTCGGCAAGGACAAGTGGGGCGACATCACCGTCGGCATGAGCGACCCGATGGCCTCCACCGCCGACCTGCACGCGCTGTTGAGCATCGTGGACAAGAACCGCAGCGCCGGTGTCGACGCCGAGGAACTGGGCAACGTCTCCAAACTGAAAAGCACCGTCCACAAGGAGACCCCCAGCGTCGAGGAGATGATGGGCAAGGTCTCCGAGGCGAAGGCGAAGGGTGACCCGGTCGGCTTCGTGTCGGCGTTCCCGGCGCTGGAGCGCGACGTCTGGAAGAACAACTTCTCCGGTACCGAATCGCCGTTGACGGCGGTGTACCCGGCAGACGGCAGCCTCGACGCCGACTACCCGCTGGCGGTGCTGCAGAACGTGTCCTGGACCGACGCGACCCACCAGGAGATCGGGAAGCAGTTCGGCGAGTACCTGCTCGGTGAAGGCCAGAAGGAGATCAAGAAGGGCGGCTTCCGCGACGGCACCCGTCGCGAGGCCAGCAGCGAACTGACCGGTACCGAGGGCCTGGCCACCCAGATCACCGCGACGCAACGCGACAAGGTCGACTCCGAGAGTGTCCAGACCACGCTGGCGACCTGGCAGGCGGTGGCCCGTCCGGCCAACGTCCTGGTCGTGGTCGACTCCTCGTCGTCGATGAGCACCGAGGAACCCTACGACGGCGAGAAACTGTCGCGTATGGACATCATTCGCAAGTCGCTGGAGAGATCGCTGGACCTGTTCGGCGAACAGGCCAATGTGGGCCTGTGGCGATATCCGTACGACGATCCGGTCGCCGGTACGGCGTACCAGAAACTGGTGGAGATCGGTGAGTTCGACAAGTCGCGGCAGGATGACATCGAATCGCAGCTCAGTGCCGTGGAACCGGCCGCGGACGGCGGCCTCAACGACACCGTCGTGGAGGCGTACAAGAACGTCCTGGACAACTACAACAAGACCACCGGGGCGATCAACCTGGTGGTGGTGATATCCGACGGCGGCAGCGAGTCGGACGCCAGTCTGAGTAATGAGGACGTCACGGAGGAACTGAAGGACCTGTCGGCCAAGGACCGTGACAAGGAAGCCTCGATCATGACGATCGGTTACGGCAAGGACGCCGACAAGGATCACCTGGACGCGATCGCGACGGCCACGCAGGGTCGCTACTACCCGGCGAAGTGGAACGACGAGATCAACATGCAGATCCTCAACGCGCTGTACTACAACTGA
- the gcvP gene encoding aminomethyl-transferring glycine dehydrogenase gives MTEQLEPVPFATRHIGPSEAERRHMLSLVGYHSSTELLDAAIPESIRWREPLDLPAAVSETEATTELRELATQNVVMRQMIGLGYYGTHTPAVIRRQVLENPSWYTAYTPYQPEISQGRLEALLNFQTVVADLTGLEVAGASLLDEATAAAEAMTLARRAAKKKSEVFVVDADTLPQTLAVLRTRAEPLGISVVVADVSDTANLPQEFFGLLLSYPGASGAVRDLRGLIDLAHERGAQVAVAADLLALTLLTSPGSQGADIAVGSAQRFGVPMGYGGPHAGYMSVRKGLERSLPGRLVGVSKDTAGKVAYRLALQTREQHIRRERATSNICTAQVLLAVMASCYAVYHGPEGLRAIAAGVHRRAARLAAGLRDGGVEVTTASFFDTITARVPGRAATVVADAADFGVNLRLVDADTVAIACDETTTDPDLNAVWAAFDVAEGPADADEVLPDDLRRTDEYLTHPVFASHRSETAMLRYLRRLSDSDYALDRGMIPLGSCTMKLNAASQMEPVSWPQFADIHPYAPADQTLGYETMIAQLAAWLAEATGYDAVSLQPNAGSQGELAGLLAIRAWQDERGATARDVCLIPSSAHGTNAASAVMAGMRVVVVACDDEGNIDLSDLDAKIAEHADDLAAIMVTYPSTHGVYESHIDRLCAKVHDAGGQVYVDGANLNALLGFAKPGKFGADVSHLNLHKTFCIPHGGGGPGVGPVAVRSHLAKYLPGHPLGDDPVGPVAAAPHGSAGILPIPWMYLRTMGGEGLTEATAAAVLAANYVAARLRDHFPVLYSGNKGLVAHECILDLRQLTKDSGVSVDDVAKRLIDYGFHAPTMSFPVAGTLMVEPTESENLDELDRFCDAMIAIRGEIDKVASGQWPSGDNPLANAPHTAAALSVEEWTHPYTRAEAVFPSGHTTGKYWPPVGRIDGAWGDRNLACACPPIEDLAD, from the coding sequence ATGACCGAGCAGCTTGAACCAGTCCCGTTCGCCACCCGCCACATCGGTCCGTCCGAGGCCGAGCGGCGGCACATGCTGTCGCTGGTCGGGTACCACAGCTCCACCGAACTGCTGGACGCCGCGATCCCCGAGTCGATCCGGTGGCGCGAACCCCTCGACCTGCCCGCGGCCGTCAGCGAGACCGAGGCGACCACCGAACTGCGCGAACTGGCCACCCAGAACGTGGTGATGCGGCAGATGATCGGCCTGGGCTACTACGGCACCCACACCCCGGCCGTGATCCGGCGCCAGGTGCTGGAGAACCCGTCCTGGTACACCGCGTACACCCCGTACCAGCCCGAGATCAGCCAGGGACGGCTGGAGGCGCTGCTGAACTTCCAGACGGTCGTGGCCGACCTGACCGGACTGGAGGTCGCCGGTGCCTCGCTGCTGGACGAGGCCACCGCCGCCGCCGAGGCCATGACGCTGGCCCGCCGCGCCGCCAAGAAGAAGTCCGAGGTGTTCGTCGTCGACGCCGACACGCTGCCGCAGACGCTGGCGGTGCTGCGCACCCGCGCCGAACCGCTGGGCATCTCCGTTGTCGTGGCCGACGTTTCCGACACCGCCAACCTGCCGCAGGAGTTCTTCGGGCTGCTGCTGTCCTACCCGGGCGCATCGGGCGCGGTGCGCGACCTCCGCGGACTCATCGACCTGGCCCACGAACGCGGCGCCCAGGTCGCCGTGGCCGCCGACCTGTTGGCCCTGACCCTGTTGACCTCACCGGGATCCCAGGGCGCCGACATCGCCGTGGGCTCGGCGCAGCGCTTCGGCGTCCCGATGGGCTACGGCGGACCGCACGCCGGATACATGTCCGTCCGCAAGGGACTGGAACGGTCGCTGCCAGGCCGTCTGGTCGGCGTCTCCAAGGACACCGCCGGAAAGGTCGCCTACCGGCTGGCGCTGCAGACCCGCGAACAGCACATCCGCCGGGAACGCGCCACCAGCAACATCTGCACCGCCCAGGTGCTGCTGGCCGTGATGGCGTCGTGTTACGCCGTCTACCACGGCCCCGAGGGCCTGCGGGCCATCGCCGCCGGTGTGCACCGCCGGGCCGCCCGGCTGGCCGCCGGCCTGCGCGACGGCGGCGTCGAGGTGACCACCGCGTCCTTCTTCGACACCATCACCGCGCGGGTGCCCGGTCGCGCCGCGACCGTCGTGGCCGACGCGGCGGACTTCGGCGTCAACCTGCGGCTGGTCGACGCCGACACCGTCGCCATCGCCTGCGACGAGACCACCACCGACCCCGATCTCAACGCTGTGTGGGCGGCCTTCGACGTCGCCGAGGGTCCCGCCGACGCCGACGAGGTGCTGCCGGACGACCTGCGCCGCACCGACGAGTACCTCACCCACCCGGTGTTCGCCTCGCACCGTTCCGAGACCGCGATGCTGCGTTACCTGCGGCGGCTGTCGGACTCCGACTACGCCCTGGACCGGGGCATGATCCCGCTGGGTTCGTGCACCATGAAACTCAACGCCGCCTCCCAGATGGAGCCGGTGTCGTGGCCGCAGTTCGCCGACATCCACCCCTACGCCCCGGCCGACCAGACCCTCGGCTACGAGACGATGATCGCCCAGCTGGCCGCCTGGCTGGCCGAGGCCACCGGTTATGACGCGGTGAGCCTGCAACCCAACGCCGGTTCCCAGGGCGAGCTGGCCGGACTGCTGGCCATTCGCGCCTGGCAGGACGAACGCGGCGCCACCGCCCGCGACGTGTGCCTGATCCCCTCCAGCGCCCACGGCACCAACGCCGCCTCGGCCGTCATGGCCGGGATGCGGGTCGTCGTGGTCGCCTGCGACGACGAGGGCAACATCGACCTGTCCGATCTGGACGCCAAGATCGCCGAACACGCCGACGACCTGGCCGCCATCATGGTCACCTACCCGTCCACGCACGGCGTGTACGAATCCCACATCGACCGGCTGTGCGCCAAGGTCCACGACGCCGGTGGACAGGTCTATGTGGACGGCGCGAACCTGAACGCGCTGCTGGGCTTCGCCAAGCCCGGCAAGTTCGGCGCCGACGTCTCGCACCTCAACCTGCACAAGACCTTCTGCATCCCGCACGGCGGCGGCGGACCCGGCGTCGGCCCGGTCGCGGTGCGCTCCCACCTGGCCAAGTACCTGCCCGGCCACCCGCTGGGCGACGACCCGGTCGGACCCGTGGCCGCCGCCCCGCACGGTTCGGCGGGCATCCTGCCGATCCCGTGGATGTACCTGCGCACCATGGGCGGCGAGGGCCTGACCGAGGCCACCGCCGCGGCGGTGCTGGCCGCCAACTACGTCGCCGCCCGGCTGCGCGACCACTTCCCGGTCCTCTACAGCGGCAACAAGGGCCTGGTCGCCCACGAGTGCATTCTGGACCTGCGGCAGCTGACCAAGGACTCCGGTGTGAGCGTCGACGACGTCGCCAAGCGGCTCATCGACTACGGCTTCCACGCCCCCACGATGTCGTTCCCGGTGGCCGGGACCCTCATGGTCGAACCCACCGAATCGGAGAACCTGGACGAGCTGGACCGCTTCTGCGACGCCATGATCGCCATCCGCGGCGAGATCGACAAGGTCGCTTCCGGACAGTGGCCGTCGGGTGACAATCCGCTGGCCAACGCGCCGCACACCGCCGCGGCACTGTCGGTGGAGGAATGGACACACCCCTACACGCGCGCCGAGGCGGTGTTCCCCTCCGGGCACACGACCGGCAAATACTGGCCGCCGGTGGGCCGCATCGACGGCGCCTGGGGCGACCGCAATCTCGCGTGCGCCTGCCCGCCCATCGAGGACCTGGCTGACTGA
- a CDS encoding MerR family transcriptional regulator, translating into MSTQARDEVRGYRGPVACNAAGITYRQLDYWARTDLVTPSVRDAEGSGSQRLYSFRDIVVLKVVKSLLDAGVSLQNIRKAIEVLRSRGEHDLANITLISDGTTVYECRSPEEVVDLLRGGQGVFGIALAGAVADIRGSVTALPAVPPGLGPASTPVDELAHRRARRAAS; encoded by the coding sequence ATGAGTACCCAAGCGCGTGACGAGGTCCGCGGCTACCGAGGCCCGGTGGCGTGCAACGCCGCGGGCATCACCTACCGGCAGCTCGACTACTGGGCCCGCACCGACCTGGTCACCCCCAGCGTCCGCGACGCCGAGGGCTCGGGCAGCCAACGGCTGTACTCGTTTCGCGACATCGTGGTGCTCAAGGTCGTCAAGAGCCTGCTGGACGCCGGGGTGTCGCTGCAGAACATCCGCAAGGCCATCGAGGTGCTGCGTTCGCGCGGCGAACACGACCTGGCCAACATCACCCTCATCTCCGACGGCACCACAGTGTACGAGTGCCGTTCGCCCGAGGAGGTCGTCGACCTGCTGCGCGGCGGCCAGGGTGTCTTCGGCATCGCGCTGGCCGGGGCGGTGGCCGACATCCGCGGCAGTGTGACCGCGCTGCCCGCCGTGCCGCCAGGTCTCGGACCGGCCTCGACGCCGGTCGACGAACTGGCGCACCGCCGCGCCCGTCGCGCCGCCTCGTAA
- a CDS encoding bifunctional nuclease family protein — MHELRVVGVRVELPTNQPIVLLKEVDGDRFLPIWIGAVEATAIAYEQQGITPARPLTHDLLRDVIVALGAELVAVEINDMQDSVYYADLVFDGDVRVSARPSDAIAVALRIGAPVRCTPEVLDESGITMSEAADDEVERFRAFLDNVTPEDFAE; from the coding sequence GTGCACGAATTGAGGGTGGTCGGCGTCCGGGTGGAACTACCCACCAACCAGCCGATCGTGTTGCTCAAAGAGGTGGACGGCGACCGATTCCTGCCGATCTGGATAGGAGCGGTCGAGGCCACCGCCATCGCCTACGAACAACAGGGCATCACCCCCGCGCGGCCACTGACCCACGACCTGCTGCGCGACGTCATCGTCGCGCTGGGCGCGGAACTGGTCGCCGTGGAGATCAACGACATGCAGGACTCGGTGTACTACGCCGACCTGGTGTTCGACGGTGATGTGCGGGTGTCGGCGCGGCCGTCGGACGCCATCGCGGTGGCGCTGCGCATCGGGGCACCGGTGCGGTGCACCCCCGAGGTGCTGGACGAGTCGGGCATCACGATGTCGGAGGCGGCCGACGACGAGGTCGAACGGTTCCGGGCGTTCCTGGACAACGTGACCCCCGAGGATTTCGCGGAATGA
- the odhI gene encoding oxoglutarate dehydrogenase inhibitor Odhl, with translation MTRPGDEYPPLDTTSTMNLGALDEALDTSAPEVNAGRLSDSLPPGTALLLVRRGPNAGARFLLDLDVTTSGRHPDSDIFLDDVTVSRRHAEFHRDGATFTVRDVGSLNGTYVNRERVETATLGNGDEVQVGKFRLVFIAGPQAR, from the coding sequence ATGACGCGCCCCGGCGACGAGTACCCTCCGCTCGACACGACGTCGACAATGAACCTTGGCGCCTTGGACGAGGCTCTGGACACGTCAGCGCCCGAGGTCAACGCCGGACGGCTTTCCGATTCGCTGCCGCCGGGTACCGCGCTGCTGCTGGTGCGCCGCGGCCCCAACGCGGGCGCGCGCTTCCTGCTCGACCTGGACGTCACCACCTCCGGACGTCACCCCGACAGCGACATCTTCCTCGACGACGTGACCGTGTCGCGTCGCCACGCCGAATTCCACCGTGACGGGGCCACCTTCACCGTCCGCGATGTCGGCAGCCTCAACGGGACCTACGTCAACCGGGAACGCGTCGAGACCGCGACCCTCGGCAACGGCGACGAAGTACAGGTGGGTAAGTTCCGGCTGGTGTTCATCGCCGGTCCGCAGGCCCGGTAA
- the gcvH gene encoding glycine cleavage system protein GcvH: MSQQLRFTAEHEWVTEPNQDGAVRVGITDYAQKALGDIVFVQLPDVGAKLTAGDAIGEVESTKSVSDIYAPISGTVTARNDKLEQEPEIVNASPFDDGWLFEIEPDDVADVAGLLDSEAYAKLTE; the protein is encoded by the coding sequence ATGTCGCAGCAGCTGCGTTTCACCGCCGAACACGAATGGGTCACCGAACCCAATCAGGACGGGGCGGTGCGGGTGGGCATCACCGACTACGCGCAAAAGGCGCTTGGTGACATCGTTTTCGTTCAGCTGCCCGACGTCGGAGCGAAACTGACCGCCGGCGACGCGATCGGCGAGGTGGAGTCGACCAAGAGCGTTTCGGACATCTACGCGCCCATCTCGGGCACCGTGACGGCCCGCAACGACAAACTCGAACAAGAGCCGGAGATCGTCAACGCCAGCCCCTTCGACGACGGCTGGCTGTTCGAGATCGAGCCCGACGACGTCGCCGACGTGGCGGGGTTGCTCGACTCCGAGGCATACGCCAAACTGACCGAATAA